The genomic DNA ccgcttatagagttctagcaaatttatatagcctggtcgtggcgagagctactatagtattcaaatgagtcgattcttttgactaaagactattcgcctaagatggcacagtttcagattaactttgatttgtgttactacgaccttcgtaaatggggtcaaatgggcatattttgggttatgatggctgtggctagccgaagggaatgagtgcgataggaattgtccacccctagtcagggttataacaatatctcagggccactcgaggagtaatgaactggaaatgcgtggccacgctcggatggcatccagagtggataaatccggtcaatcagttattctccagatcgaggaaaccactcttgatatgatcacttgcaagtacgacctgaaagacaccttgcattgagtgggagatagtaataggacaagagaattggtgacgcacacttgtcgaggacaagtgggagattgttggaatatgtgtcctccgacaataatgcgatcacgactgttgatcatgatgatcacatgtttaagtctcattaaaatgaatacaattgggaagtaatattgttactgtcaactggtcaacatatatcggtaatgattggctgactagagtttgacattactgtcgtgtgacggtggtgatcagttgatcccctaggtcatacctatagggcatcactcttaattgattatttaattaatcgtataatgttacgagttaattaaattacttgaaaattgacggacaattttggaagtaaaatttacgtatcatattgaaatgtgattaaataaggtacggtctgagtaattgaattgtatcattactcggatgaaataattgtttaatgtaacaattaaattgaatgaattgttataaatgcaatcagttgtaatttataattggtaaaatattttggtacaagtaattatgatattactaagtcgattttgtatgtgacgtatttttattaatacgttgatttttaataagttaaaaattacataacaaatatatgtgacatgtgacatgtaacatatagacaattgacaaaaataatatggacaccatattattgAGTGGGCCGAAAAATAGagggatttaagctaattatatgttgtttgtaattagtggaaaacacaatgattaaaaagcaaccctagccatgcaagcctattgttccttgtgaagaacaatttctccatgcattggctccccttatgtcctcctcttacacggttttgagaaggcaaatgtgatcattgttttctctataattttacctaataatatacaattGTAGTGGATTATCATTCAttctaattcactcatccaaaatagagttctagtgagaagaaaaatcttctcttcttctctcttaaaaaccgaaacaaataagtgttttataaaagttttggttcaattttctacctttgattaatattataactagtatttgtaatattaattatattaagaggagccttgggtataatacatagggagagatcttacacttagatctttattcttccattggaaaagctcaagaacaaggaagataggtgatctctcttgtgccctaatagccgaaatctacaatgtaaggacatgatttctcctctatttattttattgtttgcatgcataagatccgttttaattttatgacaaattagtttagacatatatgagtatgttaacatgtatatgaatctacatttccttcaggtcTCACTCACCTTGATCAAGTGATAGGTCTTGCTTGTTCAAACATTATCCCTTTTAATCACAAAAACCAGAacgggtcgtacctagtacgttcggttcgccaaaaacagTCCGCTAATTTTTAATCTTTTGTCCTCAAAATCGTTCCATTTCAGGTctgcgcgtacctagtacgaacagtcctcAGTACTGTACAAAACGTCCTTAATTCCGCTGCTCAATTCGCATcatttgtggtatcagagcttcggctcttgatccttGTTTAACTATGTCGGTGGATTTCAACAGTCCAGAATTCATTCATCAATTACGGGAAGCCTTGAAACATGCTCGTGAAACTGATGAACGTTGGCAACCTAGAAGAGGAGAACGAATTGTTGATGCATTCAAAGCGAGTGATCTTCCTGAATTCGTTGGAGGGGCTGATCCCGAGGCCTATTTGGAGTGGGAACGGAAAATCGATCGTTTATTCGATTTTAAAGACTTGGATGATGACAAGAGATGTAGGTTTGCAATTCTGAAATTGAGCAAAGGAGCATCGCTGTGGTATGAGGCGATGAAGGCTAAGAGGGTCCGAGAAGGCAAGGAGAAAATTGATTCTTGGGTGTCCCTAAAACGCAAACTACGGAAAAGGTATGTACCATCGACCCATAGGCTGTCTACTTATCGCAAAATCGCTGATTTTAGACAAGTCAAATTGAGTGTTAGCGAGTACTTAGATGAATTTCAGAACCTTGCTATTATGGGTGAATTGGAGGAAGTAGAGTAACAAAAAATTGCTCGATTTTTGCGTTGTTTAAATTATAACATTGCTAGCACGGTTGAGTTATACCAATATTCTGATTTTGATaccttgtgtagtctttgtttgAAAGTTGAATCCCAAGGGAAACCTAAGTATGGGAGTGGGTCGAATTCAGAATCGAGTAAGCCTAAATCATGGTCGAGACCCGAGTCTAAATCTGTCGGTACTTCAAATGACCAGTCCGTGTCTAACACCTCGACTGGCAACCCTAAAAACACCGCTGGTCAGTCCTCAAAAACCCCGGGAAAGGAGACTAGTTTGGCTAAGGTTCGATGCTTTAAGTGTCAAGGGTTCGGTCATTATCAAAGTGCGTGTCCTAATCAACGAGTTGTGACCTTAAGAGAAGCCTTAGAGTGTCGGGATGAATTGTTGGCCAAGGAGGAACAAATGGATGAGTTTCTGATTCCTAATGATAATGAGGAAGGGGAAGAAGAAGTAGAGGGTTATGAGGCACCTAATGTCAATACTAATTTGGTTTTGCGAACTTTGAAAGTTGAGTCTAAACCAATTGAGTCGGGACAGCGAAACCAACTGTTTCATACTAATTGTAAGGTGAATGATAGATGGGTGAGTCTAATTatcgatggagggagttgtactaACGTTGCCTCTACTGAAATGGTGTCTAAATTGGGTCTTAAGACCACGAATCATCCCCATCCTTATGCGTTGCATTGGCTAGATAACGGTAGTAGTGTCAAAGTTACTAAACAGGCCCGTGTGAATTTAGCAATGGGTTCGTATGTTGATGAGGTTTTGTGTGACGTTatacccatggatgcttgtcatatctTGTTGGGTCGACCTTGGCAATTTGATCGGGATGTGTTGCATCGGGGAAGGTGTAATGAATATGAATTGAAGGATAAGGGAAAATGGATTGTGCTCAAACCCTTATCACCTCAAAACAGTCGTGTTGCTGCCACAAACACGGTTCCCAAGGCTGGTATGTCGTTGTTGATTGGAGAACGGGATGTGGAGCGTGCTATTGATAGTGGCGAACGGGTTTTCTTACTGGTTGCTAAAGAAAATTCGAGTtctaatgttgttttgcaggaaaatGACCGAGTTGAAAAGCTCCTTACGGAGTTTAGTGATGTATTTCCCGATGAATTACCGGCTGGTTTGCCTCCTATTCGGGgcattgaacatcaaattgaccTTATTCCGGGCTCATCTCTCACGAATAAGGCTGCTTATCGTTGTAATCCCGAAGAAACAAAGGAACTCCAAAAGCAAATCGATGAATCGATGGCTAGGGGCTATGTTCGTGAAAGTATAAGTCCTTGTGCTGTACCGGTGCTActtgtgccaaagaaagatgggtcgTGGAGAATGTGTGTTGATAGTCGTGCCGTGAATAACATAACAATCAAATACCGCTTCCCAATCCCAAGGCTCGATGATATGCTTGACGAGCTTCATGGTTCGGTTATTTTCTCAAAGATCGATCTTAGGagtggttaccatcagattcggATGCGCGAAGGCGATGAATGGAAGACGACTTTCAAAACGaagcatgggttgtatgaatggaccgtcatgccattcggtcttACCAATGCTCCAAGTACCTGTATGAGATTAATGAACGAGGTACTTAAATCTTTCTTGGGCAGATTTGTTGTGGTTTATCTTGATGATATATTGGTGTATAGCAGGAGCATAGATgatcattttgaacatttgagGCAAGTGTTCGAAACATTGCGAAGTCAGAAACTTTATGGGAAGCGTGAGAAGTGCTCTTTTCTTGTGGAGAGCGTGGTTTTCTTGGGATACGTGGTGTCCAAGGATGGTGTCTCGGTTGATCAATCAAAAATTGAAGCAATTCGATCATGGCCAGAACCTAAAACCGTTAGTGAGGTACGATCTTTTCATGGGCTTGCTTCATTTTATCGTCGATTTATTCGAGATTTCAGTACCATAACCAGCCCTATAACGGAGTGTTTGAAAAAGAGGAGTTTTAATTGGGGCGGGGATGCTAAGCAAGCTTTTGAAACGATTAAGGATCGGTTGTGTACCGCTCCTATCTTGGCTTTACCCGACTTTTCTCAACCTTTTGAGGtcgagtgtgatgctagtggcgtGGGAATAGGGGCTGTTTTGATTCAAGGGAAACGTCCTATTGCCTACTTCTCGGAGAAATTGGGTGGGGCTCGATTGAATTATTGCACTTATGATAAGGAATTTTATGCTATTGTCCGGGCTCTTGATCATTGGAGTCACTATCTCCGTCCTAACCATTTTATATTGCATTCCGATCATGAATCCTTGAAGTATATTAATGGGCCGCAGAAGTTGAATCATAGGCACGCAAAATGGGtggagttcttacaatcattTCACTTTTCATCCAAGTATAAAAATGGGAAGAGTAATGTTGTAGCCGATGCTTTATCTCGTCGGTATACCTTGCTGTCCACGCTTGATGTCcgtcttttgggctttgaaacATTGAAGGATTATTATGGTGAAGATGTAGATTTTGGTGCAATATATCTTGAGTGCAAATCAGGAGCTAAGGGAGAGTATTTGATTCAAGACGGTTTTCTTTTTAAAGGAAATCAACTTTGTGTTCCTAAGCATCCGATTCGAGAACTACTTGTAAGGGAGGCTCACGGTGGAGGACTAGCTGGTCACTTCGGGGTGGCTAAGACCGTAAAGATCTTGAAAGAGCATTTCTTATGGCCACGATTGCAAAAAGATGTTCACAACATCGTGGGTAAGTGTGTTACTTGTCAAGTTTCGAAGAGCAAGTTCAAACCGGGTGAATATACTCCTTTGCCAATTCCGGTCAGACCTTGGGACGGTGtttctatggacttcattgttgctTTGCCACGCACTCAACGTGGTAAGGATGTTATCATGGTGGTGGTTGATCGTTTTTCCAAGATGGCTCATTTTGTTGCTTGCCATAAAACCGATGATGCTTCTAATGTGGCTGATTTATACTATCGGGAAATTGTGAGGTTACGTGGCATTCCAAAGACTATTGTGTCGGATCGGGATTCTAAATTCTTGAGCTACTTTTGGAATACATTGTGGAGGAAAGTGGGTACAAAGTTGCTATTTAGTACCTCTCACCATCCCTCAAACACCTTCGCAAAGTGTTCGAAATTCTCCGAGGACAAAAGCTATATGGaaagaaggagaaatgttcattCTTGGTCGAGAGTGTCATATTTCTCGACTATATGGTATCTAAAGTCAGGATTTCGGAGGAACAAATCAAAATTGAAGCAACCAAGTCATGGCCTACTCCTAAGACCATCACGGAGGTCCAAACATTTCATAGACTCACCTTATTTTATCGGAGGTTCATTCGGGACTTTAGTACCATTACTAGTCCTATCGCCGAGGGTACGAAGAAGGGAACCTTCGTATGGACCACAACCGCTCAAAAGGAGTTCAAAACCATTATTCAGAAACTTTGCGAGACACCGTTATTGGCACTCCCGGATTTCACTCAACCATTTGAGGTGCAATGTGACGCAAGCAGTGTTGGAATTGGAGCCGTATTAATACAAGGAAAGCGACCCATCGCTTATTTCTCCGAGAAATTAAATGGTCCTAGATTCAACTACTCTACGTGCGACGAAGAGTTTTATGCGATCGTGAGAACTCTTAATCATTGGAGTCGTTATCCCCGTCCGAATTACTTCATACTACCTTTGGATCGTGAATCGTTGAAGTACATTAACAGGAAACAGAAGTTGAATCCGAAACATGCCAAATGGGTGGGCCACGTTAGTTTTGATTCGCAAGTGAAAGAACCATATCAATCACCAATTGATAAACACATTGACGAGAAACTACATGGTGGGAACTCTAATTTCTTATTAAAGTCAATTTTCATGGAAGCTCATAATGATCTTGTTGTTTCGTGCAACCAATATTTGGATATTGGTAGAATTGTGCATGAAAGGTGGTGGGAAGGGAATCACAAGAAAATAAAGCGCAAGCAAAGATGGCACAAAATGGTTTTGAATACTCAATACAAATCTAAATCACTGGAGGTGGATAAACATGaagactacattgaagatgatgagCTGAAGAAGAGATCAACGGGTGCGTGGCTTGCTTCATGTGCTTGATCAAGTTGAATCTAACTTCAACTTCAAGACTTGTTTTTGATTCCGGTGGCATCAAGTATTTCAAAGAATCGGGTCGATTCTTCTTAAAGAAGGGAGTGTTGATGCGtatagaggggggggggggtaaaaattctaataaatttTAGCAGGAATCACGAATAAAATCAGCCCAAATTATCCCAAAACAAATGTGACGGATAATCAAGTTACGGGTTGACAAGTTAAAGCAAGTATGCATAAAACATGGATGGGCTCAATTAAAGAAAAGGAAATATGCGCAGTCGAGACTCAAGGCCGTGGGAACGCTGAAACCGTGTGGGAACAAGGGAAGTGGCGGCATCAAGCAAGGGGAGAGGGAAGTGGCGGCATCCAACAAGGGTAGAAGAATCCTATTCTtagttttttgcattttcaaactaggtagaataaaagttgacaaaatagtctagtttgtgagttctatgttcattcatcctagaaacttacaaactagcatttaatgcttgcttggaggccaaggcttttgtcctatataaaggacctagcctcctcaTTTGTAAATCATCCAAGAATTAAGAAAAACCCTTTTGAGAGAGAAACTTtttgtttcaatctttttcaaagaatcgatgatttcgagtcttgccttgaactaaggacgcgctccgcagtttaagttgaattacttgacgcgttttcgagtaattccccattgttatcgctataggtctagtgatagcaaatatcccattggttcgatctcttcacaagaaatcgaagcaaatatccttttattcttgcaccaaagaaaaacaaaaacaaacaaaaaagactACCGCTTCGCCCAATAACGCATCAACTGACACGATCTGGTCGGgatgcacctagtgcattcggatcttccGTCTCACTTGAAtcaacaattaagtcttccgtTTCGTATACGCTTCAGTGTGGAACTTAGGAGCTGATGGCACGCAATCCAAGACGGTCCACAAGATGTTTTTATCTTACATTTTCAGATTatgtttacaataaaatgttagcttaagttgttgtttgtctaagttcaatgaactagttgtttaatgattgtaattaagtgaagagtaaaTGATAAACTCTTCACTTTGCTAGGCTATGCACGGCTCATTTGGAGGGCTATATAATGCCTTCATTTGCTTGAATAAAATCATCTAAGAAATTTCAGAAAACTTGTGTTTACAAAATCGTTTCTTGCGtagaaacaaaactggttttGATTAGGACGCGATTCTAATTAAAATtctcgagttgttgatcaataggtcttggtctcactcaccttgatcaagtgataggtcttgcttgttcaaacactatcccttttattcacaaaaaccagaacgggtcgtacctagtacgttcggttcgccaaaaatAGTCTGCTAATTTTCATTCTTTTGTCCTCAAAATCGTTCCATTTCAGGTAtgcgcgtacctagtacgaacagtcctcAGTACTGTCCAAAACGTCCTTAATTCCGCTGCTCAATTCGCAtcaactcgttgtgtgaatcatttgcccttgttaattagtcattgtgactcattgtgtgaatcatttgtccttgttcattaggcattgtgactcattgtgtgaaccattgtccttgttcattagtcattgtgactcgttgtgtgaatcatttgtcctagttaattaggcattttgactcgttgtgtgaatcatttgtccttgttcattagtcattgtaatcgttgtgtgaatcatttgtccttgataattactcattgtgactcgttgtgtaaatcatttgtccttgttcattattgcttgtgactcgttgtgtgaaacatttgtccttgttcgttagtcattgtgaatcgttctatgaatcatttgtccttgttcattagtgcttgtgacttgttgtgtgaaacatttgtccttgttccttagtcattgtgactcattgtgtgaatcatttgtcctagttaattagtcattatgactcgttgtgtaaatcatttgtccatgttcattagtccttgtgactcgttgtgtgaatcatttgtccttcttcattagtcattgtgacttgttgtgtgaatcatttgtcctagttaattaggtattgtgactcgttgtgtgaatcatttgtcctagttaattagtcattgtgactcgttgtgtgaatcatttttcctagttaattagtgcttgtgactcattgtgtgaaccatttgtccttgttcgttagtcattgtgactcgttgtgtgaatcttttgtcctagttatttagtcattgtgactcgttgtgtgaatgatttgtccttgttcattagtcattgtgactcgttgtgtgaatcatttgtccttgttgattagtcattgtgactcgttgtgtgaatcatttgtcctagttaattaggcattgtgactcgttgtgtgaatcatttgtccttgttaattagtcattgtgactcgttgtgtgaatcatttgtccttgttcagtagtgcttgtaactcattgagtgaaccatttgtccttgttcgttagtcattgtgactcattgtgtgaatcttttgtcctagttaattagtcattgtgactcgttgtgtgaatcttttgtcctagttatttagtcattgttactagtgtgaatcatttgtacttgttaattagtcattgtgactcgttgtatgaatcatttgtccttattcattagtgtttgtgactcgttgtgtgaaacatttgtccttgtttgttagtcattgtgactcgttgtgtgaatcctttgtcctagttaattagtcattgtgactcgtttcgtgaatcatttgtccttgttcattagtcattgtaactcgatgtgtgaatcatttgtcctagttaattagtcattgtgactcgttgtgtaaatcatttgtccatattcattagtccttttgactcgttgtgtgaatcatatgtgctagttaattagtcattg from Silene latifolia isolate original U9 population unplaced genomic scaffold, ASM4854445v1 scaffold_126, whole genome shotgun sequence includes the following:
- the LOC141637664 gene encoding uncharacterized protein LOC141637664: MSVDFNSPEFIHQLREALKHARETDERWQPRRGERIVDAFKASDLPEFVGGADPEAYLEWERKIDRLFDFKDLDDDKRCRFAILKLSKGASLWYEAMKAKRVREGKEKIDSWVSLKRKLRKRYVPSTHRLSTYRKIADFRQVKLSVSEYLDEFQNLAIMGELEEVDLCLKVESQGKPKYGSGSNSESSKPKSWSRPESKSVGTSNDQSVSNTSTGNPKNTAGQSSKTPGKETSLAKVRCFKCQGFGHYQSACPNQRVVTLREALECRDELLAKEEQMDEFLIPNDNEEGEEEVEGYEAPNVNTNLVLRTLKVESKPIESGQRNQLFHTNCKVNDRWVSLIIDGGSCTNVASTEMVSKLGLKTTNHPHPYALHWLDNGSSVKVTKQARVNLAMGSYVDEVLCDVIPMDACHILLGRPWQFDRDVLHRGRCNEYELKDKGKWIVLKPLSPQNSRVAATNTVPKAGMSLLIGERDVERAIDSGERVFLLVAKENSSSNVVLQENDRVEKLLTEFSDVFPDELPAGLPPIRGIEHQIDLIPGSSLTNKAAYRCNPEETKELQKQIDESMARGYVRESISPCAVPVLLVPKKDGSWRMCVDSRAVNNITIKYRFPIPRLDDMLDELHGSVIFSKIDLRSGYHQIRMREGDEWKTTFKTKHGLYEWTVMPFGLTNAPSTCMRLMNEVLKSFLGRFVVVYLDDILVYSRSIDDHFEHLRQVFETLRSQKLYGKREKCSFLVESVVFLGYVVSKDGVSVDQSKIEAIRSWPEPKTVSEVRSFHGLASFYRRFIRDFSTITSPITECLKKRSFNWGGDAKQAFETIKDRLCTAPILALPDFSQPFEVECDASGVGIGAVLIQGKRPIAYFSEKLGGARLNYCTYDKEFYAIVRALDHWSHYLRPNHFILHSDHESLKYINGPQKLNHRHAKWVEFLQSFHFSSKYKNGKSNVVADALSRRYTLLSTLDVRLLGFETLKDYYGEDVDFGAIYLECKSGAKGEYLIQDGFLFKGNQLCVPKHPIRELLVREAHGGGLAGHFGVAKTVKILKEHFLWPRLQKDVHNIVGKCVTCQVSKSKFKPGEYTPLPIPVRPWDGVSMDFIVALPRTQRGKDVIMVVVDRFSKMAHFVACHKTDDASNVADLYYREIVRISEEQIKIEATKSWPTPKTITEVQTFHRLTLFYRRFIRDFSTITSPIAEGTKKGTFVWTTTAQKEFKTIIQKLCETPLLALPDFTQPFEVQCDASSVGIGAVLIQGKRPIAYFSEKLNGPRFNYSTCDEEFYAIVRTLNHWSRYPRPNYFILPLDRESLKYINRKQKLNPKHAKWVGHVSFDSQVKEPYQSPIDKHIDEKLHGGNSNFLLKSIFMEAHNDLVVSCNQYLDIGRIVHERWWEGNHKKIKRKQRWHKMVLNTQYKSKSLEVDKHEDYIEDDELKKRSTGAWLASCA